A section of the Ruania halotolerans genome encodes:
- a CDS encoding TOBE domain-containing protein: MPHYRVSEAAALLGVSADTLRRRIDSGDLPASTDDAGRAVVPGEDLARWAQERARSPQSTGSSSARNRLEGLVTAITADAVMAQVELQCGPFRVVSLMSSEAVRDLGLEVGSRAAAVVKATTVIVEARTSR; this comes from the coding sequence ATGCCGCATTATCGGGTCAGCGAAGCCGCCGCCCTGCTGGGAGTGAGCGCCGATACGTTGCGCCGCCGCATCGACTCCGGCGACCTGCCCGCGAGCACCGACGATGCAGGGCGTGCCGTGGTGCCGGGGGAGGACCTGGCCCGGTGGGCGCAGGAACGGGCGCGGTCCCCGCAGAGCACGGGGTCCAGCAGCGCCCGGAACCGGCTCGAGGGGCTCGTCACCGCGATCACCGCTGACGCCGTGATGGCCCAGGTGGAATTGCAGTGCGGGCCGTTCCGGGTGGTCTCGCTGATGTCCTCGGAGGCCGTGCGCGATCTCGGCCTCGAGGTCGGCTCCCGCGCCGCCGCGGTGGTGAAGGCCACCACCGTGATTGTGGAGGCTCGGACATCCCGATGA
- a CDS encoding ABC transporter permease: MSTRAVTPAASGDRTSTHVSSSATTRSGVGGRIPRVLLAPAALAVALLTLPLLALLPRVDWANAPQAVTSPEALAALSLSLRTGLVAVGCCVILGIPLALVLARATGPVAATLRVLVTLPLVLPPLVGGLALLYLFGRHGWLGQALDVVGISVPFSTAAVVLAQTFVALPFLVISLEGALRTAGTRYATVAATLGASRWTVLRRVTLPLAAPGLLAGTVLAFARAVGEFGATAMVAGNAPGRTQTIPMAIYTAFNGAGVSRDSALALAVLLVLVALVILIGLRDWRRREAW; this comes from the coding sequence ATGAGCACCCGTGCGGTGACTCCGGCTGCGAGCGGGGACCGCACCAGCACGCATGTATCCAGCAGCGCGACGACCAGGTCCGGGGTGGGTGGCAGAATTCCGCGGGTACTTCTCGCCCCCGCGGCCCTCGCGGTCGCGCTGCTTACCCTGCCCCTGCTCGCCCTGCTACCCCGTGTGGACTGGGCCAATGCCCCGCAGGCTGTCACCTCCCCGGAAGCCCTCGCGGCGCTGAGCCTCTCCCTACGCACCGGACTGGTCGCCGTCGGCTGCTGCGTGATCCTCGGCATCCCCCTCGCCCTCGTCCTGGCCCGCGCGACCGGGCCGGTCGCGGCCACCCTGCGCGTGCTGGTGACCCTTCCGCTCGTGTTGCCCCCGCTGGTGGGCGGGCTCGCCCTGCTGTACCTGTTCGGCAGGCACGGCTGGCTCGGCCAGGCGCTGGACGTCGTCGGGATCTCCGTGCCGTTCAGTACGGCCGCAGTGGTGCTCGCGCAGACCTTTGTGGCTCTGCCGTTCCTCGTGATCTCCCTGGAAGGCGCGCTGCGCACTGCCGGCACGCGGTACGCGACTGTGGCGGCCACGCTCGGCGCCTCGCGGTGGACCGTGCTGCGCCGGGTGACCCTCCCGCTTGCCGCCCCCGGCCTGCTCGCCGGCACGGTACTGGCCTTTGCCCGGGCGGTCGGGGAGTTTGGTGCGACGGCGATGGTCGCAGGCAACGCCCCCGGGCGCACCCAAACCATCCCGATGGCGATCTACACCGCCTTCAACGGCGCGGGGGTGAGCCGCGATTCGGCCCTTGCGCTTGCCGTGCTGCTGGTACTCGTGGCCCTGGTGATCCTGATCGGCCTGCGGGACTGGCGCCGTCGGGAGGCGTGGTGA
- a CDS encoding ThiF family adenylyltransferase, with the protein MPLPPLVEPGPALSRAETDRLSRHILLPQLGELGQRRLRNATIAVIGAGGLGSPALMYLAAAGIGTLRIIDHDVVERSNLHRQIAHGVSDLGRPKVDSAAATLWELAPDLTVDKRPERLTAENADALLRGADVVLDGTDTFATRYVVDDACARLGLPVVWGSVLQFDAQVSVFWSAPPPGRDPVRLRTLFPNEPAPGSVPSCAEAGVLGALCGQVGAVMAHEAIKLIAGIGEPLLGRVLVLDALNARWTELPLRSGPDAPRPAGSPAAVARTGSAAPSARGGHLVGSGSQTGQKPALDVANDQKAAGDASAGPRFGRVSPAELDRRLTERRHRRDDFILLDVREPNEYMQRSIPGGRLIPLAQALTESGRAQIPADAEVIVYCAVGPRAEHAATDLASHGYTVSVLEGGITAWESR; encoded by the coding sequence ATGCCGCTGCCGCCGCTCGTCGAACCAGGTCCGGCGCTGAGTCGCGCCGAGACCGACCGCCTCTCCCGGCACATCCTGCTGCCGCAACTCGGTGAACTCGGACAACGCCGGTTGCGCAACGCCACCATCGCCGTGATCGGCGCCGGAGGGCTCGGGTCCCCTGCGCTGATGTACCTCGCTGCCGCCGGGATCGGCACACTGCGGATCATCGACCATGACGTGGTCGAGCGCTCCAACCTGCACCGGCAGATCGCCCACGGGGTCTCCGATCTGGGGCGACCGAAGGTGGACTCCGCCGCCGCCACACTCTGGGAGCTCGCTCCGGACCTGACCGTGGACAAGCGCCCGGAACGACTCACCGCCGAGAACGCTGATGCCCTACTCCGCGGCGCCGATGTGGTGCTCGACGGCACCGACACCTTCGCCACCCGGTACGTGGTGGACGATGCCTGCGCCCGGTTGGGCCTGCCGGTGGTGTGGGGTTCGGTGTTGCAGTTCGACGCGCAAGTCTCGGTGTTCTGGTCCGCACCGCCGCCCGGCCGCGATCCGGTGCGACTGCGCACCCTGTTCCCGAACGAGCCGGCTCCGGGCAGCGTGCCCTCGTGCGCCGAGGCGGGGGTACTCGGGGCGCTGTGCGGGCAGGTGGGCGCGGTGATGGCGCACGAGGCGATCAAGCTGATCGCGGGAATCGGCGAGCCGTTGCTCGGGCGCGTCCTGGTACTCGATGCGCTGAACGCCCGCTGGACGGAACTCCCGCTCCGCTCCGGTCCGGATGCACCACGCCCGGCCGGCTCACCGGCCGCCGTCGCACGCACTGGCTCCGCCGCTCCCTCCGCCCGGGGCGGACATCTGGTCGGTTCTGGCTCCCAGACCGGCCAAAAGCCCGCCCTCGACGTGGCCAACGACCAGAAGGCCGCCGGTGACGCCAGTGCGGGACCCCGATTCGGCCGCGTCTCACCCGCCGAACTCGACCGCCGGCTCACCGAGCGCCGCCACCGCCGCGACGATTTCATCCTCCTGGACGTGCGGGAACCGAACGAATACATGCAGCGCTCCATCCCCGGCGGGAGGCTGATCCCCCTGGCCCAAGCCCTCACCGAGTCCGGCCGCGCCCAGATCCCCGCCGACGCCGAGGTGATCGTGTATTGCGCCGTTGGCCCGCGCGCGGAGCACGCTGCCACGGATCTCGCCTCCCACGGGTACACGGTCTCCGTACTCGAGGGTGGCATCACCGCATGGGAATCACGATGA
- the modA gene encoding molybdate ABC transporter substrate-binding protein: MNLRRRSLATAFALTVGGLAACTGATGPGAGPTDVADEGQTLTVYAAASLAGPISELLAQYAADHPEVAVAPAVFDGSATLVTQVTEGASPDVIATANEATMSPLTEADVVTEPEFFATNSLVIAVPEGNPADITSLADLAEVDTVLCAPEVPCGDSAATLLDLAGVELEPISLEQNVTAAAERVTSGAAGAALVYATDVAARADQLDAVVPDQAAEVVNRYPIAALTSASQAGTEFVELVRSADGAAVLAEHGFGAP; this comes from the coding sequence ATGAATCTCCGACGGCGTAGCCTCGCGACCGCTTTCGCCCTCACCGTGGGCGGGCTGGCCGCATGCACAGGGGCAACCGGACCAGGTGCCGGCCCGACCGATGTGGCCGACGAGGGTCAGACCCTGACCGTCTACGCCGCCGCCTCGCTCGCCGGCCCGATCAGCGAACTGCTCGCCCAGTATGCCGCCGACCATCCCGAGGTGGCGGTGGCACCTGCCGTCTTCGACGGATCGGCCACGCTCGTCACCCAGGTCACCGAGGGTGCGAGCCCCGACGTGATCGCCACCGCGAACGAGGCGACCATGTCCCCACTCACTGAGGCGGACGTGGTCACCGAACCGGAGTTCTTCGCCACGAACTCGCTCGTGATCGCCGTTCCTGAAGGCAACCCGGCTGACATCACGAGCCTGGCCGATCTCGCCGAGGTGGACACGGTGCTCTGTGCCCCCGAGGTTCCGTGCGGTGATTCCGCCGCCACCCTGCTTGACCTCGCCGGCGTCGAGCTGGAGCCGATCAGCCTGGAACAGAATGTCACCGCCGCTGCCGAGCGGGTCACCTCCGGTGCCGCCGGCGCTGCCCTCGTGTACGCCACCGACGTGGCCGCCCGTGCCGACCAGCTCGACGCCGTGGTTCCAGACCAGGCCGCCGAGGTGGTGAACCGCTACCCGATCGCCGCGCTCACCTCGGCGAGCCAGGCTGGTACCGAATTCGTGGAGCTGGTGCGCTCAGCCGACGGGGCCGCCGTGCTGGCCGAGCACGGGTTCGGCGCGCCATGA
- a CDS encoding SDR family NAD(P)-dependent oxidoreductase, whose amino-acid sequence MEITDDSVALVSGGASGLGEATARRMVADGGRVVLFDLPSSRGAALAEELGEAATFTPGDVTNEQDVADAVGTATELGELRIAITCAGVATPGRIVGKQGILPLAEYRRVVEINLIGTFAVLEAAAAAMAENEPRDGDRGVIVMTASVAAYDGQIGQAAYASSKGGVASLTLPAARDLARSAIRVMTIAPGVFETPMMAGLGDEVRASLEALVPHPARLGRPGEYADLVAHIVANPLLNGEVIRLDGALRMPPR is encoded by the coding sequence ATGGAGATCACCGACGACTCTGTTGCTCTCGTCTCAGGTGGGGCGTCCGGTCTGGGCGAGGCCACCGCCCGGCGGATGGTGGCCGACGGCGGTCGCGTCGTCCTGTTCGACCTGCCATCCTCCCGCGGGGCTGCTCTGGCCGAGGAGCTGGGCGAGGCCGCAACCTTCACCCCTGGCGACGTGACGAATGAACAGGACGTGGCGGACGCCGTCGGGACCGCGACGGAACTCGGCGAGCTGCGGATCGCCATCACCTGTGCGGGCGTGGCCACACCAGGCCGGATCGTGGGCAAGCAGGGCATCCTCCCGCTCGCCGAGTACCGGCGGGTGGTGGAGATCAATCTGATCGGCACGTTCGCCGTACTGGAGGCTGCCGCCGCGGCGATGGCTGAGAACGAGCCGCGCGACGGCGATCGGGGTGTGATCGTGATGACCGCCTCGGTGGCCGCCTACGACGGGCAGATCGGGCAGGCTGCCTACGCGTCATCGAAGGGCGGCGTGGCGAGCCTGACCCTACCGGCCGCCCGGGACCTCGCTCGCAGTGCGATCCGGGTGATGACGATTGCGCCCGGCGTATTCGAGACACCGATGATGGCTGGCCTCGGCGATGAGGTTCGCGCATCCCTGGAAGCCCTGGTGCCGCACCCCGCGCGGCTCGGGCGCCCGGGCGAGTATGCCGATCTGGTGGCCCACATCGTGGCCAACCCGCTGCTCAACGGTGAGGTGATCCGCCTCGACGGTGCCCTGCGGATGCCGCCGCGGTAG